The genomic DNA GTTGTcacaaacatttttattagTAGTAAATATATGAAGtacaaatatatgaatattatagTGATTGAAGTGACTCTGTAGTGATAATGAGTTATGGAGACTCATTATTAAACATCATTAGATGAATCGGAAAATTGGTGGAAATAATTGCATAAAGAGGGCGAATTGTTTTCTTGAGGAGAAGGATACGGCGAATTTATCTGACTTATTGGAGTGGAAGAGCGAGAACTGTCAGTGACGAGTGTTTGTGGAGTAGGTGGACGTAATATCTGTTGTTGGAAATTAGACGAATGCGGGGGAGGTTGAGTACAACTTGGAGAAATTTGTGTTCGATGAAATTGATCGTTGTAAGCAAATCGTGTTTCATTCTGGTTATACGGAGCGAGTGATTGATAAACATTTCTTTCGGAAGAATGAATGGGAAAAGAAGATTGTGTGAGTGGAGTTTCCGGATGCTGATATGCACTCATTTCTAATTCGAATAGAGCGTTGTTAATTCGATGTTGCGCGACGGCACGAGTACGAGCGTCAAATGTACGCAGTTTATCTGCAATGTACTCTCCAAAAAGACTACATTGGTCTTTTTTCTGCTTCGTGGCTGCTGTTGCTTCTTCGAGGTACCCAAATGCTTTTGCGATTCTCGGGTCCTCGTCATCCCGTTTTCGTTTTATTGTACGTTTTTTTGGTGACTTAAACTCTTTAGTATTTGCTTTATCCGATAGCTCTTTGCCTGGTATTTGTTCATCAATTACGTCCTTCGCGGTTTgtttatttccaatttcttctttttctccgaGAGTCTCGTCTTGTATTTCACTGCTGgaatcctcttcttcttcttcgtcggtTGGTGTTCGTACATTCTATGCAAATAATAAACGACTGTATAAGTAAATGCATATTGTTATAGTTTTTTTGGAATGATTGAACATTTGAGTAGACCAGACTAGATTAGAGTAGGACtaaatgtattataatttcattgtttttttttaaattattttatttgttgttattttattactaccgagatatttttattgcagATGCCGTCAACTTGTAATGAATGGAAAAGCATTGCTGATGCATTTAATGAGACATGGAATTTCCCAAATTGTATTGGAGCCGTTGACGGAAAGCACGTCATTTTACAAGCTCCAATAAATAGTGGAAGCGAATTCTTCAACTATAAATCCCAATTCAGCATTGTTTTAATGGCGGTAGCAGATGctgattacaattttatattcgttAATATTGGCGCTCAAGGACGGATTTCAGACGGAGGTGTCttcaaaaattgtgaattttttaaagaactcgagaaagaaaatttgaagttaCCCAAGCCTTCAGCTTTAATTGGGAGAAAAATGGAAGTTCCCTACGTCTTATTGGGAGATGCAGCCTTTCCTCTTAATGAGCATATAATGAAACCCTACTCAGGCATTCATCCAGTAGGATCTCCAAAACGAATCTTCAATTACCGTTTATCAAGGGCACGTCGCGTAGTAGAAAATGCCTTTGGCATTGCAGCTAGTGTGTTCAGAGTTTTGCGAAAACCAATGTTGTTACAACCAGAAAAAGCGGAACTGGTTGTAATGACAGTGGTAactttacataattttttacgcAGAAGTAACACTTCAAGAAATCTCTATACACCTACTGGATCTGTAGATTATGTTCAGAATGGAGAAATAATATCTGGATACTGGCGAAATGATCAGCAAGAAATGGCATCTCTTTTACCATTACAAAATATACCTCGAAGAACAAAACTAATCGCGCAAGAAATACGAGAAGAGTTCACGgaatatttttgtacttgTGGTAGTGTACCGTggcaaaattattacaattgatAAGTGTTTGTAAGGTTCACAatagtttcaaataaaaatacttacaCTTGAAGTCTTCCGAATCTCGTTCTTATCAtccaaaaagtttaaatattcGAACGCAAACCATTTAGATGTGTAAACCTCATTTCGTCCTGCAattgtacgtatattttacaaatatatatttttttcctttttttattattttacaaatatatattcattgttTTTGAATCTCTCATTCTTTATATCTTACCTTTTCCAGTTCcaacactttttttcattcgcgtTTTCTCTCGTCTGTAGGAACCTTTCAGGCtctccatctttttttttacgtcatcAATatcttttccaattttttcagaaacttCTCTCCAAGCATCTtcttttcgtattttattataatacgaAGCATTTCGAGGATTCCACAAAATTTCTCTGTTTCTGTACTCGCCAATCAGCTTT from Diprion similis isolate iyDipSimi1 chromosome 2, iyDipSimi1.1, whole genome shotgun sequence includes the following:
- the LOC124416331 gene encoding protein ALP1-like, which encodes MSRNDFNFILNSIKDKISKKDTVFRKAVSPEERLAVTLRFLATGDSFTSLQYLFKISKQLISEIIPDVCRAIIDCLKDHVKMPSTCNEWKSIADAFNETWNFPNCIGAVDGKHVILQAPINSGSEFFNYKSQFSIVLMAVADADYNFIFVNIGAQGRISDGGVFKNSLIGRKMEVPYVLLGDAAFPLNEHIMKPYSGIHPVGSPKRIFNYRLSRARRVVENAFGIAASVFRVLRKPMLLQPEKAELVVMTVVTLHNFLRRSNTSRNLYTPTGSVDYVQNGEIISGYWRNDQQEMASLLPLQNIPRRTKLIAQEIREEFTEYFCTCGSVPWQNYYN